One stretch of Verrucomicrobiota bacterium DNA includes these proteins:
- a CDS encoding coproporphyrinogen III oxidase family protein has protein sequence MTATATASVALPVPAEEPVVGNYFVAAYPPFSVWSPAEVSEVEQELNRAVSGSPVGIYVHVPFCQKKCDYCYYLSYIGQKPEVVDRYVEAVLREMALYAGRPGVQTRPVSFVYFGGGTPSTLTSSQVRRLGNGLRSALAWDSVEEVTFECAPRSVRRDFLEALIELGVTRVSMGVQSFDNALLKLNGRIHLAEDVRRAYTQIQQAGFDWVNLDLMVGLIGETRTQWEDSVRQMIGLSPDSVTIYQTEIPCNTRLYSDLKSNRLPGTVVSWAEKRERLNYAFGKLDQAGYTVVNAYAAVKDPVRHRFRYQDHLWRGEDMLGLGVASFGYLGGVHFQNAVTLEAYVAHVEQGALPLTRAYRLSPHDQFVREFILQLKFGSINAADFRNKFGEDIIEVFGTQLQALAAAGLLKFSNSSVLLTGEGLLQVDRLLPLFYHPQFQEVRYT, from the coding sequence ATGACTGCCACAGCCACAGCCTCGGTTGCGTTGCCCGTTCCGGCGGAAGAACCGGTGGTGGGTAATTACTTTGTCGCGGCTTATCCGCCATTTTCGGTGTGGAGTCCCGCAGAGGTTTCGGAAGTCGAACAGGAATTGAATCGGGCAGTGTCCGGTTCGCCGGTGGGGATTTATGTGCACGTTCCGTTTTGCCAGAAGAAATGCGATTACTGTTATTACCTTTCCTACATCGGCCAGAAACCCGAGGTGGTGGATCGATACGTCGAGGCCGTCCTGCGGGAGATGGCGCTCTATGCCGGGCGGCCGGGCGTGCAGACCCGGCCGGTTTCATTTGTCTATTTTGGCGGCGGTACACCTTCGACACTTACATCGTCCCAAGTCCGTCGATTGGGGAACGGGCTACGCAGCGCGCTTGCCTGGGACAGCGTCGAGGAAGTAACGTTCGAGTGCGCTCCTCGATCGGTCCGCCGCGACTTTCTGGAAGCGCTCATTGAACTGGGCGTCACCCGGGTGAGCATGGGCGTGCAGAGTTTCGACAACGCCCTGTTGAAACTGAACGGCCGCATCCATCTCGCCGAAGATGTGCGCCGCGCCTACACGCAGATTCAACAGGCCGGGTTTGATTGGGTGAATCTGGACTTGATGGTCGGCCTGATCGGCGAGACGCGGACGCAGTGGGAGGATTCTGTCCGCCAGATGATCGGACTGTCGCCGGACAGCGTGACCATCTACCAGACGGAGATTCCCTGCAACACGCGGCTTTATTCCGATTTGAAATCGAACCGCCTGCCGGGGACGGTCGTTTCATGGGCGGAAAAGCGGGAGCGCTTGAATTACGCCTTCGGCAAACTGGATCAGGCGGGCTACACCGTGGTCAACGCCTATGCGGCCGTCAAGGACCCGGTGCGCCATCGTTTTCGCTATCAGGATCATCTCTGGCGGGGCGAAGACATGCTCGGTTTGGGAGTGGCTTCCTTCGGTTACCTGGGCGGCGTGCATTTCCAGAACGCGGTCACCCTCGAAGCCTACGTGGCGCATGTGGAACAAGGCGCGTTGCCGCTCACACGCGCCTATCGACTATCCCCTCACGACCAGTTCGTGCGCGAATTCATTCTGCAACTCAAATTCGGAAGCATTAACGCCGCCGATTTCCGCAACAAATTTGGCGAGGACATCATCGAAGTTTTCGGGACGCAACTCCAGGCGCTGGCGGCGGCGGGATTGCTCAAGTTTTCCAATTCCTCCGTGCTCCTGACTGGCGAAGGATTGTTGCAGGTCGATCGCTTGCTGCCGCTTTTTTACCATCCGCAATTTCAGGAAGTGCGCTACACCTGA
- a CDS encoding ferrous iron transport protein A codes for MRATDRVEFSGSENELCAVCPLNRVKAGVAVRIKRLCASPEVSHQLREIGFCEDQIIKLLTSQNNIICLVCNARLAISSQLAQTILVEPLLQPQAA; via the coding sequence ATGAGAGCAACGGATCGAGTTGAGTTCAGTGGCAGCGAAAATGAATTGTGCGCGGTCTGCCCATTGAACCGCGTCAAGGCCGGCGTGGCCGTCCGCATCAAACGGCTTTGCGCTTCGCCGGAGGTCAGTCATCAGTTGCGTGAAATTGGTTTTTGCGAAGACCAGATCATCAAGTTGCTCACGAGCCAGAACAACATCATCTGCCTGGTTTGCAATGCCCGTCTCGCCATCAGTTCCCAACTCGCTCAAACCATCCTGGTCGAACCGTTGCTTCAGCCGCAGGCGGCTTGA